One window of Desulfobulbaceae bacterium genomic DNA carries:
- a CDS encoding OB-fold domain-containing protein, giving the protein MANKVARIPNLVDWSTGEVRLMSAKCNSCGTYFFPKEHYQHRPGCSREGVEDILLPCKGKLASYTIQYYPCPAPFKTDKKITPYGIGLVEFEDEKIQVTGIITETDLKSLKIGMQMETTTLEMFTNEEKQQVVTWAFRAVK; this is encoded by the coding sequence ATGGCAAATAAGGTAGCCCGAATTCCAAATTTAGTGGACTGGTCAACTGGCGAGGTCAGATTGATGAGTGCAAAATGCAACTCCTGCGGAACTTATTTCTTTCCCAAAGAACATTATCAACATCGTCCAGGCTGCTCAAGAGAGGGTGTGGAAGATATTTTGCTTCCCTGCAAAGGCAAACTTGCAAGCTATACCATTCAATATTATCCCTGCCCTGCACCATTTAAAACTGACAAAAAGATCACTCCATACGGTATCGGTCTGGTGGAGTTTGAAGATGAAAAAATCCAGGTTACCGGAATCATAACAGAGACTGATCTGAAATCTCTTAAAATTGGTATGCAAATGGAAACGACCACTCTTGAGATGTTTACCAACGAGGAGAAACAGCAAGTGGTGACCTGGGCATTTCGAGCTGTCAAATAA